Proteins encoded in a region of the Haloarcula sp. CBA1129 genome:
- the glnA2 gene encoding gamma-glutamylputrescine synthetase: MTSTNRVSEICTDEEINLIRLLFVTQSGAIRAHAVDIEKVDSAVETGITISELVQTYNAFGRRDKDGRFDAAGEVILHPDRETFRRLPYAARAGAMLCDIETLDGEPWTVDARSSLRTLQTEFADAGLAPSVAFESEFHLFEQQDGESQRVDHRGAYSTASTRETHETILAITDALKAQEIPVEKYYPEYAAGKHEIVTGHRSGLQAADDCVLLRETVDSVARKQGYQSTFVPKPFDNATAGCHIHVSLWDDDNVMYDANQEGLSRTGRQFVAGVLEHAPGLCGLTAPAVNSYARLRPQYGAAAFVCWGRGNREALVRIPAPDPQDPAGSTRIEFRAADNTANPYLGLLGLLAAGRDGIERDLEPPEPVAVDPGSLSEGQRVDRGIDRLPRTLGEALDALEADTTFQEALGDDLFETYLGVKRSHWEAFTRSANSWQRDRLRSVY, translated from the coding sequence ATGACGTCTACAAACAGAGTAAGCGAGATATGTACCGATGAGGAGATCAATCTCATTCGCCTGTTGTTTGTTACCCAAAGCGGGGCGATCAGGGCTCATGCAGTCGATATCGAGAAAGTCGACTCGGCGGTCGAAACCGGTATCACGATCTCCGAGTTGGTCCAGACGTACAACGCGTTTGGTCGACGCGACAAGGACGGTCGGTTCGACGCGGCGGGAGAGGTGATACTCCACCCCGATCGGGAGACGTTTCGGCGGCTTCCGTACGCCGCGCGCGCTGGGGCGATGCTGTGTGATATTGAGACACTCGACGGTGAGCCGTGGACCGTCGACGCACGGTCCTCACTGCGAACACTCCAGACGGAGTTCGCCGACGCCGGGCTGGCTCCGTCTGTTGCGTTCGAGAGCGAGTTCCATCTGTTCGAACAGCAAGACGGAGAGAGCCAGCGTGTCGACCATCGGGGTGCCTATTCGACGGCAAGCACACGGGAAACCCACGAAACGATTCTGGCGATCACTGACGCGCTCAAGGCACAGGAGATTCCGGTCGAGAAGTACTATCCGGAGTACGCTGCCGGAAAACACGAAATCGTCACCGGACACCGCTCGGGACTCCAGGCGGCCGACGACTGCGTGTTGCTCCGGGAGACGGTCGACAGCGTTGCGCGCAAGCAGGGTTACCAGTCGACGTTCGTTCCGAAGCCGTTCGATAACGCGACTGCCGGCTGCCACATCCACGTCTCCCTGTGGGACGACGACAACGTGATGTACGACGCCAATCAGGAGGGGCTTAGCCGGACCGGGCGGCAGTTCGTCGCAGGCGTACTCGAACACGCGCCCGGACTCTGTGGGCTCACCGCCCCGGCGGTCAACTCGTATGCCCGCCTGCGTCCGCAATACGGTGCAGCCGCCTTCGTCTGCTGGGGACGGGGCAACCGCGAGGCACTCGTTCGGATTCCGGCCCCAGACCCACAGGATCCGGCGGGCTCGACACGGATCGAGTTCCGGGCGGCCGACAACACTGCTAACCCATATCTAGGGCTGCTCGGGCTGTTAGCAGCCGGACGCGACGGGATCGAACGCGACCTCGAACCGCCGGAACCGGTTGCCGTCGACCCCGGATCCCTCTCAGAAGGTCAACGAGTCGACCGTGGGATCGACCGTCTCCCCCGGACGCTCGGCGAGGCACTCGACGCACTCGAAGCCGACACGACGTTCCAGGAAGCGCTTGGCGATGATCTCTTCGAGACGTATCTCGGCGTCAAACGCAGTCACTGGGAGGCCTTTACCCGGAGCGCCAACTCATGGCAACGTGATCGGCTCCGGAGCGTCTACTGA
- a CDS encoding aspartate aminotransferase family protein gives MRNREAAEQDAGPAGETATEPDGRVLAEELFLGTPEGNEAYEAAIEHCCEAVLSAVGETDSPYSGSTYAALRDRLDQETIPESGRDLEAVIASVTDDLLEESVYPSNEACSAHLQCPPMVPGMAAEALLSALNQSLDSFDQAPAATVLEEQLIADFTTLFDLGEGADGVITSGATQSNLQALLLARNWYASEMFDHSVQASGLAPEADQLRILTSADAHFTVAQAAAQLGLGEDAVVAVQTDDDHRMDPTALADELARLQQADCRPFALVGTAGTTDFGSIDPLAELADLADEHDLWFHVDAALGGALALSESHADRLDGIERADSLAVDFHKLLYQPISCGAFLLAEGSRFELMGRNAAYLNPTDDQVPNLVSKSLQTTRRFDALKPYVAFRTVGRDGMGALVDRTVDLAGRVAEVIHSEPAFELACRPTVNIVTFRYTPERDHPTKPPEEFADKINSRTREQLFGSGDGVVARTEVEGRVHLKFTLMNPRTTVEDIRELLVELKRHASRAETAMLDPTGGSADDIDTAPVRGLPTEVEQ, from the coding sequence ATGCGTAACCGCGAGGCTGCCGAGCAGGATGCGGGCCCCGCAGGAGAGACTGCTACCGAACCCGATGGGCGCGTGCTTGCCGAGGAGCTGTTCCTCGGGACTCCGGAGGGTAACGAAGCCTACGAGGCGGCGATAGAGCACTGTTGTGAGGCGGTTCTCTCGGCAGTTGGTGAGACGGACAGCCCCTATTCGGGCAGTACGTACGCGGCACTTCGGGACCGACTCGATCAGGAAACGATCCCCGAGTCGGGCCGGGATCTCGAAGCGGTGATCGCCTCTGTCACCGATGATCTGCTCGAAGAATCGGTCTACCCGAGCAACGAGGCCTGTAGTGCACACCTCCAGTGTCCGCCGATGGTTCCGGGGATGGCTGCCGAGGCATTGCTGTCGGCACTCAACCAATCACTGGACTCGTTCGATCAGGCTCCCGCCGCCACGGTACTCGAAGAGCAGCTGATCGCGGACTTCACAACGCTGTTCGACCTCGGGGAGGGTGCCGATGGCGTCATCACGTCGGGGGCGACACAGTCGAACCTACAGGCGTTGCTTCTCGCACGCAACTGGTATGCTAGCGAGATGTTCGACCACTCCGTACAGGCGTCGGGTCTTGCGCCAGAAGCCGACCAACTGCGGATCCTGACCTCTGCGGACGCCCATTTTACTGTTGCACAGGCGGCCGCCCAGCTCGGTCTCGGCGAGGATGCCGTCGTCGCGGTGCAGACTGACGACGACCATCGGATGGACCCCACCGCTCTCGCCGACGAACTTGCCCGGCTACAGCAGGCCGACTGCCGACCGTTTGCACTCGTCGGGACGGCTGGCACGACTGACTTCGGGAGCATCGATCCGCTGGCGGAACTCGCCGACCTTGCCGACGAGCACGACCTCTGGTTCCACGTCGATGCAGCACTGGGCGGTGCACTCGCGTTGAGTGAGAGCCATGCCGACAGGCTCGACGGCATCGAACGGGCGGATTCCCTCGCCGTCGACTTCCACAAGCTGCTGTACCAGCCGATCTCCTGTGGGGCCTTCCTGCTGGCCGAAGGCAGTCGGTTCGAGCTGATGGGACGCAACGCCGCCTATCTCAACCCAACAGACGACCAGGTACCCAACCTCGTCTCGAAATCACTCCAGACGACACGTCGATTCGACGCCCTGAAACCCTACGTCGCGTTTCGGACTGTTGGCCGCGACGGAATGGGAGCACTCGTCGATCGGACGGTCGATCTCGCGGGGCGAGTCGCGGAAGTCATTCACTCGGAACCCGCCTTCGAGCTCGCCTGTCGCCCAACGGTCAACATCGTCACCTTCCGGTACACGCCGGAGCGTGACCATCCCACGAAACCCCCCGAGGAGTTCGCCGACAAAATAAACAGCCGGACGCGGGAGCAGCTGTTCGGCTCCGGAGACGGCGTCGTCGCCCGAACCGAGGTCGAGGGCCGCGTCCACCTGAAGTTCACACTCATGAATCCACGCACCACAGTCGAGGATATACGCGAACTGCTAGTCGAATTGAAACGGCATGCTAGTCGGGCCGAGACGGCGATGCTCGATCCGACGGGCGGCTCGGCCGATGATATCGATACCGCTCCTGTTCGGGGATTACCCACGGAGGTGGAACAATGA
- a CDS encoding diaminobutyrate--2-oxoglutarate transaminase gives MQTNNPDDQPSSADSPPRYDHSNEQLRRSQAARESSARTYPRSLPFAVERAQGAEIVDADGETYIDCLAGAGTLVLGHNHPEVIQEVERLLAEDRPLHTLDVTTPEKEAFVDTLFESLPDEFTDTAKVQFCSPAGTDAVEAALKLVKTATGNRSVLGFQGGYHGMTNGALSLMGDTAAKEAVPGLMSNVHHLPYPDPYRHPFGLDPTDHEPVSRFLERVVTDPESGVTDPAGLILELVQGEGGVNPAPVEWIQEVRRITAEHDIPMIVDEIQTGMGRTGETWAFEHAGIVPDVITCSKAIGGGLPLSVVIYDESLDEWEPGAHAGTFRGHQLAMAAGRATIDYVLENDLDEHAATVGERLRNQLTDIAANVDAVGDVRGRGLMLGVEFVDPVAGGELPPPDGELASAVQTACFDRGLVIETGGRDSAVARFLPPLTISRTQVDEIADRFEAAVEAAVDDHVGGNHA, from the coding sequence ATGCAAACAAACAATCCGGATGACCAGCCATCGTCGGCCGACTCACCGCCGAGGTACGATCATTCGAACGAACAGCTGCGGCGGAGTCAGGCCGCACGCGAGTCTAGTGCTCGGACATATCCACGGTCGCTGCCGTTTGCGGTCGAGCGTGCACAGGGTGCCGAGATCGTCGATGCCGACGGAGAGACGTATATCGACTGTCTTGCCGGGGCTGGGACACTCGTGCTCGGACACAACCACCCGGAAGTGATTCAGGAAGTCGAGCGGCTGCTGGCCGAAGACAGACCTCTCCACACGCTCGATGTAACAACACCCGAAAAGGAAGCATTCGTCGACACGCTGTTCGAGAGCCTGCCCGACGAGTTCACCGACACCGCCAAGGTACAGTTCTGCTCGCCCGCAGGCACTGATGCGGTCGAAGCTGCCCTGAAGCTCGTCAAAACCGCGACAGGAAACCGGAGCGTCCTCGGGTTTCAGGGCGGCTATCACGGGATGACCAATGGGGCACTCAGTCTGATGGGAGATACGGCGGCCAAGGAGGCGGTGCCGGGACTGATGTCGAACGTCCATCATCTTCCGTACCCCGACCCGTACCGACATCCGTTCGGCCTGGATCCGACCGACCACGAACCGGTGAGCCGGTTTCTCGAACGGGTAGTAACCGATCCTGAAAGTGGCGTCACCGACCCTGCCGGACTGATTCTCGAACTGGTGCAGGGAGAAGGCGGTGTCAACCCGGCCCCCGTCGAGTGGATCCAAGAGGTGCGGCGGATCACCGCCGAACATGATATTCCGATGATCGTCGACGAGATCCAGACCGGGATGGGCCGGACGGGCGAAACGTGGGCCTTCGAGCATGCAGGCATCGTGCCAGACGTGATCACCTGTTCGAAGGCGATCGGCGGCGGCCTCCCGCTTTCGGTCGTTATCTACGACGAGTCGCTCGACGAGTGGGAGCCGGGTGCCCACGCTGGCACCTTCCGTGGCCACCAGCTCGCAATGGCAGCCGGACGAGCAACTATCGACTACGTACTCGAAAACGATCTCGATGAGCATGCCGCAACGGTCGGCGAGCGCCTCCGGAATCAGCTAACCGATATTGCTGCGAACGTTGATGCCGTTGGTGACGTTCGAGGACGGGGGTTGATGCTCGGCGTCGAGTTCGTCGATCCGGTGGCTGGCGGCGAACTCCCACCGCCTGACGGTGAACTCGCATCTGCAGTCCAGACGGCCTGTTTCGACCGAGGGTTGGTGATCGAGACTGGCGGCCGTGACTCCGCAGTCGCGCGCTTTCTGCCTCCACTGACTATCTCTCGCACACAGGTCGACGAGATCGCCGACCGGTTCGAAGCAGCCGTCGAGGCGGCTGTCGACGATCACGTCGGAGGGAATCATGCGTAA
- a CDS encoding IucA/IucC family siderophore biosynthesis protein, which translates to MQNRPQLESALTEEIWTAVNRDLFLKVLAEFMYEDIVLPVPTKTVPADENEPGDSWTQYHLGLTDGVEYRFAAQQRPLDSYRVRNGTIRRRNGSGEWQSASDPIQFLLDAREYIGIEPTTASHLVREYNNTLIADAHLHARKSQHDAESILELPYAAVEGEMEGHPWYTYNKGRIGFGYDDYCQYAPESKQRQRLSWIAVSRDRGTFQAIEGLEHAGLLSDELGDYYDQFREQLVDRGLDPADYLLLPVHDWQWNDSIVQLFAGDIATDKIVPLGEGPDEYLPQQSIRTFSNVTDSEKRHVKLPIRVLNTNVYRGILGEQAEAAPAVTEFIKSIRDNDAFLRDDCKLLLPGEVASVNYEHPTFSQFDEAPYQYHELLGCVWRESVTSLIDADERPLTLAALIHEDIDGTPVVSQLADQAGLDLEAWLDEFLGTLLDPLLHYLYKYGLVFMPHGTNVVLIHDDGYPTRIAVKDFVDEVAISDRDFPELTAMLPNELRDDDRYKHHILHQARPESLCHRIVGTLLVGVFRYMADLLARHHNYSEERFWQQIRAAIDEYQSRFPELEARFELFDLYRPRFKKYCLNRNRMMRHGYEDTTTRPDVATHGTLSNPLSEVNRQ; encoded by the coding sequence ATGCAGAACCGCCCGCAACTCGAGTCGGCACTTACCGAGGAGATTTGGACAGCCGTCAACCGCGACCTGTTTCTGAAGGTACTCGCGGAGTTCATGTACGAGGATATTGTACTTCCAGTACCCACGAAGACAGTTCCTGCCGACGAGAACGAACCCGGCGACTCTTGGACGCAGTACCACCTCGGGCTGACCGACGGCGTCGAATACCGATTTGCGGCCCAGCAGCGCCCCCTCGACAGCTACCGCGTCCGGAATGGAACGATCCGTCGACGAAACGGCAGCGGGGAGTGGCAGTCGGCGAGCGACCCCATCCAGTTTTTGCTCGACGCTCGGGAGTATATCGGTATTGAACCAACGACTGCTTCCCACCTCGTCAGAGAGTATAACAACACTCTCATCGCCGACGCCCACCTTCATGCTCGAAAAAGCCAACACGACGCGGAATCGATACTCGAACTCCCCTATGCAGCGGTCGAAGGGGAGATGGAGGGACACCCATGGTACACGTACAACAAGGGGCGGATCGGGTTCGGTTACGACGACTACTGTCAGTACGCCCCCGAGTCGAAACAGCGCCAGCGTCTCTCTTGGATCGCGGTGAGCCGTGACCGGGGGACGTTTCAGGCCATTGAGGGCCTTGAGCACGCTGGGTTACTCAGCGACGAACTGGGTGACTACTACGACCAGTTCCGCGAGCAGCTGGTCGACCGCGGACTCGATCCGGCCGACTACCTCCTGTTGCCGGTCCACGACTGGCAGTGGAACGACAGCATCGTCCAGTTGTTCGCCGGGGATATCGCAACCGATAAGATCGTCCCTCTGGGTGAGGGACCCGACGAATATCTTCCCCAGCAGTCGATCCGGACGTTCTCGAATGTCACCGACTCGGAAAAGCGCCACGTGAAACTCCCCATCCGAGTGCTCAACACCAACGTCTATCGGGGGATTTTGGGCGAGCAGGCCGAGGCTGCCCCGGCAGTAACCGAGTTCATAAAGTCGATCCGGGACAACGACGCCTTCCTCCGGGACGACTGCAAGCTGTTACTTCCGGGAGAGGTTGCCAGCGTTAATTACGAACATCCGACGTTCTCACAGTTCGACGAGGCTCCCTACCAGTACCACGAACTGCTTGGCTGTGTCTGGCGGGAGAGCGTGACATCGCTTATCGATGCCGACGAGCGCCCACTCACGCTGGCTGCGCTCATCCACGAAGATATCGACGGCACGCCGGTCGTCTCGCAGCTGGCGGATCAAGCCGGTCTCGACCTCGAAGCCTGGCTTGACGAGTTCCTCGGCACACTCCTCGATCCCTTGCTCCACTACCTCTACAAGTACGGACTCGTGTTCATGCCCCACGGGACGAACGTCGTCCTCATCCATGACGATGGGTATCCGACACGGATCGCTGTGAAGGATTTTGTCGACGAGGTAGCCATCAGCGACCGCGATTTCCCGGAGCTGACAGCCATGCTCCCGAACGAGCTTCGAGACGACGACCGATACAAACACCATATCCTTCATCAGGCACGGCCGGAATCACTTTGTCACCGGATCGTCGGCACGCTGTTGGTCGGTGTGTTCCGGTATATGGCCGATCTGCTGGCTCGTCACCACAACTACTCCGAAGAACGGTTCTGGCAGCAGATCCGAGCGGCCATCGACGAGTATCAATCCCGGTTCCCCGAACTCGAAGCCCGGTTCGAACTGTTCGATCTCTACCGTCCACGGTTCAAAAAGTACTGTCTCAACCGTAACCGCATGATGAGACACGGTTACGAGGATACGACCACCCGTCCGGACGTAGCAACTCATGGAACGCTTTCCAACCCACTCTCAGAGGTCAACCGACAGTAA
- a CDS encoding ABC transporter substrate-binding protein — protein MVCHKSVTRRQLLAGTGLTFGAALAGCMSSTESDNTGDSDESTTTEQADSYEACIEPIGCQTLESVPETYIVNNGEWADMAFALGQREGFLTSAYMIPGFLFKPFGLDVPPLSETESLSQTNWDKEIFYEQDPDVILMDPNYMHSTGWDESWDESDTDEISENVAPFFGNNILRRREWHDYKLYSMYEALERLAELFQERERYEALAEVHDELHQEVQSRLPPADERPEIALINSASNPNEGTFYPMRTQVEGVELKPYRDLDIRSAFTADHIESGTIDYETLLEVDPEVIVVHWGIGTTGDTDSFSPEAFAEQFVTPFEEDSTGSRLSAVQKGNVYPGAFGSQGPLVNLLQTEVVAQQLYPEEFGEFDAKKFPEVAADKQLFDRQRVTDIIQGHL, from the coding sequence ATGGTGTGTCACAAATCAGTAACACGCCGCCAGCTACTCGCGGGGACGGGCCTCACGTTCGGTGCAGCACTGGCTGGCTGTATGTCGAGTACCGAATCAGACAACACGGGCGACTCCGATGAGTCGACCACAACAGAACAGGCAGACAGCTACGAGGCCTGTATCGAGCCGATAGGCTGTCAGACCCTCGAATCGGTGCCGGAGACCTACATCGTCAACAACGGCGAGTGGGCCGACATGGCCTTTGCGCTGGGCCAGCGCGAGGGGTTCCTGACCTCGGCCTACATGATTCCCGGCTTTCTCTTCAAGCCGTTCGGACTCGATGTTCCACCGCTCTCGGAGACGGAGTCGCTGTCGCAGACGAACTGGGACAAGGAAATCTTCTACGAGCAGGATCCCGACGTGATCCTGATGGACCCCAACTACATGCACAGCACCGGGTGGGACGAGTCGTGGGACGAGTCCGACACCGACGAGATCAGCGAGAACGTCGCTCCGTTCTTCGGCAACAACATCCTCCGCCGCCGCGAGTGGCACGACTACAAACTCTACTCGATGTACGAAGCGTTAGAACGGCTCGCAGAACTGTTCCAAGAGCGCGAACGCTACGAGGCGCTCGCTGAGGTTCACGACGAGCTTCACCAGGAGGTTCAATCCCGGCTCCCGCCCGCTGACGAACGCCCAGAAATCGCACTGATCAACAGCGCGTCGAACCCGAACGAAGGGACGTTTTATCCGATGCGGACGCAGGTCGAGGGCGTCGAGCTGAAGCCGTATCGGGATCTCGATATCCGGAGTGCGTTCACCGCAGACCACATCGAATCAGGAACTATCGACTACGAAACACTGCTCGAAGTCGACCCCGAGGTTATCGTCGTTCACTGGGGGATCGGCACCACTGGCGACACCGATAGCTTCTCCCCGGAAGCGTTCGCCGAGCAATTCGTGACGCCGTTCGAAGAGGACTCTACTGGGAGCCGGCTCAGCGCGGTCCAGAAGGGCAACGTCTACCCCGGTGCGTTCGGTTCGCAGGGGCCACTGGTGAATCTGCTCCAGACCGAGGTGGTCGCTCAACAGCTGTATCCCGAAGAGTTCGGTGAGTTCGACGCCAAGAAGTTCCCCGAGGTGGCCGCCGACAAACAGTTGTTCGACCGCCAGCGGGTGACAGACATCATTCAAGGACACCTCTAA
- a CDS encoding ABC transporter ATP-binding protein: MSSGKFDSGTGELGARQQEVTSPLLRLFLNYGRPEASWLGVGLLASLGAHTATLVTPLILGTTIDAIFTGQSPYRLPLVPTAWLPVEQSAQFWLSVTLIGASLGITASLTWVRGVAMNVFAYKVLHEIRIDAYARLQRLDMSFFDDIQTGEIMSVLNNDTSNLERFLDNALSQAVRILAIVVGISVVLFHTNAQLAVVTLVVVPFLVGFTWWFMRVVEPRYATLRSKIGKLNTQIENGISGIELVKTANTATRENRRMEGVSHGLFEARVNVSKLAFLYRPGMKLLTGAALLTTFIIGGIWVFSGPPPGFSGELSVGEFVVFILLVQQLTAPLAQLSNIVDWYENARASGKRICGLFDVPVRIHESTDPVSLKAADGRVEYEDVSFAYEADEQILDSISFTAEPGETIALVGPTGAGKSTVAKLLLRLYDADEGTVRIDGHYVQNVRLGDLRESIGYVSQGTVLFDGTVAENIRYGQFDASDEAVREAARAAEAHTFIEALSSGYDTRVGEQGVKLSGGQRQRIALARVILQDADIILLDEATASVDTKTEALIQRSLDRVTTDRTTVAIAHRLSTIKDADTILALDNGRIVERGSHEELLAEDGLYANLWRVQAGETDSLPNEFLEQASKSSLSNT, from the coding sequence GTGAGTTCAGGTAAATTTGATTCCGGCACAGGTGAACTCGGGGCACGCCAACAGGAGGTGACAAGTCCCCTTCTCCGGCTGTTTTTGAACTACGGCCGCCCGGAGGCCAGCTGGCTCGGGGTAGGGTTGTTGGCCAGCCTCGGTGCCCACACTGCGACGCTCGTGACGCCGCTTATCCTCGGGACGACCATCGACGCCATCTTCACCGGACAAAGCCCGTACCGACTCCCGCTGGTCCCAACAGCGTGGCTGCCTGTCGAACAGAGCGCGCAGTTCTGGTTGTCAGTGACGCTCATCGGTGCCTCACTCGGTATCACGGCCTCGCTGACGTGGGTGCGTGGTGTGGCAATGAACGTGTTCGCATACAAAGTGTTACACGAGATCCGCATCGATGCCTACGCACGGCTTCAACGGTTGGATATGTCGTTTTTTGACGACATACAGACCGGCGAGATCATGTCCGTCCTCAACAACGACACTTCGAATCTCGAACGGTTCCTCGACAACGCTCTGAGCCAGGCTGTCCGTATCCTCGCCATTGTCGTGGGCATCTCGGTCGTATTGTTCCACACGAATGCGCAACTCGCTGTTGTTACGTTGGTTGTTGTTCCGTTTCTCGTCGGTTTTACGTGGTGGTTCATGCGCGTCGTTGAGCCACGGTATGCGACGCTACGCTCAAAGATCGGGAAGCTGAACACACAGATCGAAAACGGGATCAGTGGGATAGAACTCGTCAAAACAGCGAACACGGCCACGCGCGAAAACAGGCGGATGGAGGGAGTTTCACACGGACTGTTCGAGGCGAGAGTCAACGTCTCAAAGTTGGCGTTCCTCTACCGGCCGGGAATGAAACTGCTGACCGGTGCCGCCCTGCTCACAACGTTCATTATCGGCGGTATCTGGGTGTTCTCGGGTCCGCCGCCGGGGTTCTCCGGCGAACTCAGCGTTGGCGAGTTTGTCGTCTTCATTCTGTTGGTCCAACAGCTCACTGCACCCCTCGCACAGTTGTCAAACATTGTCGATTGGTACGAAAACGCCCGCGCCTCGGGCAAGCGAATCTGTGGCCTGTTCGATGTCCCGGTCCGCATCCACGAGTCGACCGACCCCGTTTCGCTCAAGGCCGCCGATGGCCGTGTCGAATACGAAGACGTGAGCTTCGCGTACGAAGCTGACGAGCAGATCCTCGACAGTATTAGTTTCACTGCTGAGCCGGGCGAGACAATAGCGCTGGTCGGTCCTACGGGAGCCGGTAAATCGACAGTCGCCAAGCTCCTGTTGCGACTGTACGATGCCGACGAGGGGACGGTCCGGATCGATGGCCACTACGTACAGAATGTCCGCCTTGGCGATCTCCGTGAGTCTATTGGCTACGTCAGTCAGGGAACGGTACTGTTCGATGGAACTGTGGCCGAAAATATTCGGTATGGACAGTTTGATGCGAGTGATGAGGCGGTCAGGGAGGCCGCCCGGGCTGCCGAGGCCCACACATTCATCGAGGCACTTTCGTCCGGATACGACACCCGCGTCGGCGAGCAGGGCGTCAAACTCTCCGGCGGACAGCGCCAACGGATCGCGCTGGCACGAGTCATTCTCCAGGACGCCGATATCATCCTACTCGATGAGGCGACAGCCAGCGTCGACACCAAAACGGAGGCGTTGATACAGCGGTCGCTTGATCGCGTCACGACTGACCGGACCACTGTCGCCATCGCTCATCGGCTGTCGACAATCAAGGATGCCGACACGATCCTTGCACTCGATAACGGACGGATCGTCGAGCGTGGCAGCCACGAAGAGCTGCTGGCCGAAGATGGTCTCTATGCGAACCTCTGGAGGGTCCAGGCGGGCGAAACCGACTCACTTCCCAATGAGTTCCTCGAGCAGGCGTCAAAATCCTCTCTAAGTAACACGTAA